The following are encoded in a window of Bos indicus isolate NIAB-ARS_2022 breed Sahiwal x Tharparkar chromosome 7, NIAB-ARS_B.indTharparkar_mat_pri_1.0, whole genome shotgun sequence genomic DNA:
- the PDE4A gene encoding 3',5'-cyclic-AMP phosphodiesterase 4A isoform X5, with protein MPLVDFFCETCSKPWLVGWWDQFKRMLNRELTHLSEMSRSGNQVSEYISTTFLDKRNEVEIPSPTIKDREKQQAPRQRPCQQPPAPGPQLQPMSQITGVKKLMHSSSLNDSSMPRFGVKTDQEERLAQELENLNKWGLNIFRVSDYAGGRSLSCIMYTIFQERDLLKKFRIPVDTMVTYMLTLEDHYHPDVAYHNSLHAADVLQSTHVLLATPALDAVFTDLEILAALFAAAIHDVDHPGVSNQFLINTNSELALMYNDESVLENHHLAVGFKLLQEDNCDIFQNLGKRQRQSLRKMVIDMVLATDMSKHMTLLADLKTMVETKKVTSSGVLLLDNYSDRIQVLRNMVHCADLSNPTKPLELYRQWTDRIMAEFFQQGDRERERGMEISPMCDKHTASVEKSQVGFIDYIVHPLWETWADLVHPDAQEILDTLEDNRDWYYSAIRQSPSPPPEEEPGGPGHPPPPDKFQFELTLDEEEEEEVCTAPGAVAIQELYMAQDASPPEDPLEVDGQDPSAEVEIEEMYLTRQVDSTGSVAAGQDVSVPQGASVDVCVGCRNIPALSPNSLAPLALRTPPPPEDDPGLLGLPSMAAEVGAQKEHQAAKRACCACTGTAGEDPTPGALPAPGAWGSAGGPT; from the exons ATGCCCTTGGTGGATTTCTTCTGCGAGACCTGCTCCAAGCCGTGGCTGGTGGGCTGGTGGGACCAG TTCAAGAGGATGCTAAACCGTGAACTCACACACCTGTCAGAGATGAGCAGGTCAGGAAACCAGGTCTCTGAGTACATCTCCACCACATTCCTGG ACAAGCGGAATGAAGTGGAGATCCCATCACCCACGATCAAAGATCGGGAGAAACAGCAAGCGCCACGGCAGAGACCTTGCCAGCAGCCCCCGGCCCCTGGGCCACAGCTTCAGCCCATGTCTCAGATAACCGGAGTGAAGAAGCTGATGCATAGCAGCAGCCTCAACGATTCCAGCATGCCCCGCTTTGGTGTGAAGACTGATCAAGAGGAACGCCTAGCCCAA GAACTGGAAAACCTGAACAAGTGGGGCCTGAACATCTTTCGCGTGTCAGATTACGCTGGGGGGCGTTCCCTCAGCTGTATCATGTACACAATATTCCAG GAGCGGGACCTGCTGAAGAAGTTCCGCATCCCGGTGGACACTATGGTGACATACATGCTGACCCTAGAGGACCACTACCACCCGGATGTGGCTTACCACAACAGCCTGCACGCAGccgacgtgctgcagtccacccaTGTGCTGCTGGCCACACCTGCGTTGGAT GCCGTGTTTACGGACCTGGAGATTCTCGCTGCCCTCTTCGCGGCTGCCATCCACGACGTGGACCACCCTGGAGTCTCCAATCAGTTCCTCATTAACACCA ATTCAGAACTGGCGCTCATGTACAACGACGAGTCGGTGCTGGAAAATCACCACCTGGCCGTGGGCTTCAAGCTGCTGCAGGAAGACAACTGTGACATCTTCCAGAACCTCGGCAAGCGCCAGCGGCAGAGCCTGCGCAAGATGGTCATCGACATG GTGCTGGCCACGGATATGTCCAAGCACATGACCCTCCTGGCTGACCTGAAGACCATGGTGGAGACTAAGAAAGTGACCAGCTCAGGGGTCCTCTTGCTGGATAACTATTCCGACCGCATCCAG GTTCTACGGAACATGGTGCACTGCGCAGACCTTAGCAACCCCACCAAGCCGCTGGAGCTTTACCGCCAGTGGACTGACCGCATCATGGCCGAGTTCTTCCAGCAGGGCGACCGTGAACGTGAGCGAGGCATGGAGATCAGTCCCATGTGCGACAAGCACACAGCCTCAGTGGAGAAGTCTCAG GTGGGTTTCATTGACTATATCGTACACCCGCTGTGGGAGACGTGGGCTGACTTGGTCCACCCAGATGCCCAAGAGATCCTGGACACTCTGGAAGACAACCGGGACTGGTACTACAGCGCCATTCGGCAGAGCCCCTCGCCACCCCCcgaggaggagcctgggggaccgGGCCACCCCCCACCACCTGATAAGTTCCAGTTCGAGCTGACGCTGgacgaggaagaggaggaggaggtgtgcACTGCCCCGGGTGCGGTTGCAATTCAGGAATTGTACATGGCCCAGGATGCCTCCCCACCTGAAGACCCTTTGGAAGTTGATGGCCAGGATCCATCTGCGGAGGTGGAGATAGAGGAAATGTACTTGACCCGGCAAGTGGACTCCACAGGTAGTGTGGCAGCTGGCCAGGACGTGTCCGTGCCCCAAGGCGCGTCCGTGGATGTCTGTGTGGGCTGCCGCAACATCCCTGCCCTGTCTCCTAATAGCCTTGCTCCGCTTGCCTTGAGGACACCGCCCCCTCCAGAGGATGACCCGGGCCTTCTGGGCCTCCCCTCCATGGCAGCCGAGGTGGGGGCCCAAAAAGAGCATCAGGCTGCCAAGAGGGCATGCTGTGCCTGCACGGGGACAGCCGGCGAGGATCCCACTCCTGGAGCGCttccagctcccggagcttgggGGTCAGCTGGTGGCCCTACCTGA